AAAATTCTCTTTCTGGAAACAGAAGATATATCGAGAAAATAAATTACTATCGACACAAGAAAATTATCTTATGAAAGTTAATTATGATAGAGAGGAAAAAGCAAATGAGATTGGTCGGATTTCAAGAATCAACGGATACAAACCGTATCTTTTAACGGTCATGCCGACAACAAACAAAGATTTTGTAAAAGATGTTGTTGGGAGTTTGACAAAAAGAGCAATTCCGCATTTTGGCTCAATCGAATTAACAATAAGTAATATTCCGCACCTCCACTTAACAATTTATCTAAAATCTGAAGATGAAGCGAAAATTTTAGAAAAAGAGATTCCTGAAAAATTAAAAGAGACTGCTGAAAAAAATAAGTTGAAAAAACCATCTTTTGACTTGAGAAAAATTAAAAACGATGATGACAATAAAAATAAAGATATGCCACGGGGAAGCAAATATTCGATGAAAAGCTTTATTCCGCAAGGTTTGACTCTTTTGGAAAAAATGAGAAATGCTTATCGTAATTTTTCAATCAAGAACTATAATACAAAGAAAGATATAGGAGTTTTTAAATTCGCACGATTTTTTCAGGAACAAGAGGAACACAAATATCACGACATCTATTTTGAGAAAAAATCGATTTTTAAATATTACGGATTCAGAACACCTTTTATCGCTTCGAGATCAATTCCCGCAAAAAATATAAATGTAAATAGTGAAAAAGCAAAATTAAAACGACATCTTAAAAAATTAAAATCATTAAAAGAGCTTGATGGAGAAAAATTTGTTCTCGAAATTGCAGATGTGCCAAAAGCGAAACAGCTAAAAATTAGACAATATTTGTCTCGTCGAAAAGTTAAATTCTCTTGGAAAATAGAGTTTCTGCGGGGAACATCCGTCTTTAAAATTGCTATGAATATTGATAAGTTTTGGCAAAAGAGCCTTTTTGATACTCATCCAAAAGAGCTTTTAAAAATCAAAGAGATTTTAAAACATGATGCAAAAATTATAAGAGTCATTATAGGTGGATTCAAAAGATGGATTGCAAATATCCAAAAATCTCTGCGATCTTTACAGAAAAAAGACCCTGTTTTTATCGCAAATTACTCAAGAAAAGTCGAAAATCTTAAACAATATGCTCTCGATTTTCCAAAAATTTTTAAAATGGAGTGATTTCATGCAGAGTTTCACCGAAACTTAAATTTTTTTAAATCAATAATTATAATTTCTAGTTTTTTATTTTATGTTTATAACAGCGATAAGGTCGATATTTATCTTTATGCAAATTTTTTTGTCATTCCTGCTAAGCATGAGTTCTATTTGTCATTCCCGTGCTTGACACGGGAATCTTCACAATTTTTAGAAGATTGTCGGATCAAGTCCGACAATGACAATGAAAAGATACTTGAATCAAAATCATTTTTATTGTTATTTAAGTTTTCTATGGATACGATTTCACTAATAAAACTTATGAGATAATTTTTCATAAATTAAAATTTTTAGAATATCGATATTTCGGAATTTTAAAGATTAAAAAAAACTGAAATGTAGCTGAACTTTACAGAGTTTTAAAATGGAAACTTCGTAAAATGAGATATATTTTGGTGTTCCCATACCCCGCTGGGGATTATTGGAATCAAGGCTTTAGCCTTGCTAAACAAAAAAGTTGTAATTATTTTAATTACAAATACTCGTGTCATATTCGGGCATGATCTGAAAATCTTCTAAGAAAAGATTCCCGTGTGCATAGCGAGAATGACAAAATCAATTCACTCCTTAACCTTGTGTTAAAATTGTAATAGTTTAAAAACTATAATTTTAGATTTTTTCAATTGAATGAATAAGGAGAAAACATGGAAGTTAAATTTAGTCAAGAGCGGATTTTTTGGGGGAATATCAGTGAAGATATTTTAGGAACTGACTTGGAAAAAGATTTTTTTGAAGAGTTTGAAAATAGAAGTTACTCTCAATATATGACTTCAACAACAAATTTTACTGCGGGTCTTCATCTTTCGATGTGTGCGATTGATTTGAAGAGAGGCGATAAAGTTTTATGTGCAGTCAATTCAAACCCTGCAATTCCTGAAGTTGTAAGACATTTTGATGCTGAACCAATTTTTGTTGATACAGAAGATGGCTCATCTCAAATTGATTTACAAAAATTGAGGACTGCCATTAAAAAGAGTGAAGAGAGAAAATTAAAAGCAATTGTTATTTCTCATATTGGCGGAGAGATGGCCGATCTTCAACAAGTCAAAAAAATCATAGGCAAGAGACCCATTTATCTAATTGAAGATGGAACTGGAACAATTGGATTAGATCGTAGTGAAATTGATAATATTGCTGATGTTAAAGTTTTCTCTTTTGATAATTCTGTTTCTGAAATGGGTGTTTTTGCAACTGACACAGCGAAAATTTTTGAAAAAGCTGAACTTCTTATGAATCATGGAATTGTTTATAATTCAGAAATTGAAATCAAAGATTATATTTACGATGTTATCGATACTGGTTGCCAATATCGAGCATCAAAAATTGATCTTTTCATGGCAATTCACCAACTTCAACATATTGATAATGATTTAGAAATTCGTAGAAATATTGCAAAAGACTATTTTAAAGGTCTTGATGGTCTGCGAAAAATATCTATTCAAAAACCAAATTTATCTCATTCTTACAAAAATATGATTATTAGAGTTGATAAAAATCGAGACGGTTTTGCCGAAGAACTCTATAAAAGAGGAATTGAAACAAGACTTTTAAATACTCCACTTCACCTATTTTCATACTATAAAAATAAGTATGAATTAGGAATTAGTGCTTTTCCAAATGCCTTGCTCGATTATCAGCAAATTCTTTTTATTCCAATGCACATCTTTTTAAAAGAGGAAGAGATTGATCATGTTATTGATAGCATTACTGAGCTAACAAAAAAGATGGTTTAATAATTTTTGTCGGAAAAAAGTCCGACAAGTGATTTAAAGAAGATTTTTCATTTCACGAATCGCATTTTCCAAACCGACAAAAACAGAACGAGCAATTATAGATTGACCGATATTAAACTCTTCGATTTCAGAAATGCAAGAGAGGAGTTCTAAATTTTGATAATTTAAACCGTGTCCTCCCGCGACTTTTAGATGGAGGCTTTTTGAGAGTTTTGCACTCTCTTCGATTTTCATAATTTCAGAATTTAGAGCATTCTCTAAATCTTTTCGACTTTTTGGAAGAGAATCTATTTTGTGATGACTCTGTTGCAAATTTCCATAGAGTCCCGCAAAAAGATTTGCAAAAGCTCCAGTATGCAACTCAACCCACTCAACACCTAAATCTTTTGAGAGCTTTACACTATTTTCATCTGGATCAATAAAAAGCGAAACTTCGATCTCCTCTTCCTGTAACTCACCAACTACTTTTGAAAGCTTCTCAAAATTATGAACCAAATCCAAACCGCCCTCGGTTGTAACTTCTTCCCGCTTTTCAGGAACAATTGTTACTCGATGAGGTCTCAATTTTTTTGCAATTTCAACAATTTCTCCTGCAGTCGCCATTTCCAAATTTAGGGGTAAATTTGAGTGCTTCGCAATTTCAAAAACATCCGAATCGACAATATGCCGACGATCTTCTCGCAAATGAATTGTGATTTGGTCGCCTCCTGATCTTTCAACAATTGAAACAGCATCAAGAATTTGCGGAGAATTCACCCGCCGAGCCTCTCGTAAAACAGCTATATGATCAATATTTACACCAAGTTTTTTTCTCATTTTAATGCCTTTTCAAAGAATTTTTGTAGTTTTTCAATTGTGTTCTGGAGAACTTTTGTATCTTTGCCCTCAAGAAGAACACGAAGAAGATTTTCAGTTCCAGAATATCGGATTAAGTGTCGCATTCCATTTTTTTCGACCTCATCGATAATATCTTTTAAACCCGCAATTTCTCCAAGTGGAATTTTTTTTCCAACTGGTAGATTTTTTAGAATTTGCGGATATAGTTGGAATGGTCTCAAAATTTCTGAAGCAGATCTTTTTTTAGAAATCATATAAGCTAGAACTTGCAAAGCAGTTGTTAGACCGTCTCCAGTTTTTGCGAATTCACTAACAACAATGTGTCCGCTCTGTTCTCCACCAAAAGAGAGATTTTCAGTTCTCATTTTTTCAAGCACATACTTATCTCCAACTTTTACACGGTGCAGAGTAATTTTACTGCTTTTTAAAAACTCCTCAAGTCCTAAATTACTCATAACAGTCGCAACAACTCCATTTCCTTTTAATTTTCCACTCTCTTTTAGAAAAATTGCCAAAGCACCGATGAGGTGATCTCCATTTACAACTTCACCCTGTTCATCAACAACAACTAGCCGATCCGCATCCCCATCAAGTGCAACTCCTAAATCTGCCCGAAATCGAATCACCTCTTTT
This Thiovulum sp. ES DNA region includes the following protein-coding sequences:
- a CDS encoding putative PLP-dependent enzyme possibly involved in cell wall biogenesis (PFAM: DegT/DnrJ/EryC1/StrS aminotransferase family), with the protein product MEVKFSQERIFWGNISEDILGTDLEKDFFEEFENRSYSQYMTSTTNFTAGLHLSMCAIDLKRGDKVLCAVNSNPAIPEVVRHFDAEPIFVDTEDGSSQIDLQKLRTAIKKSEERKLKAIVISHIGGEMADLQQVKKIIGKRPIYLIEDGTGTIGLDRSEIDNIADVKVFSFDNSVSEMGVFATDTAKIFEKAELLMNHGIVYNSEIEIKDYIYDVIDTGCQYRASKIDLFMAIHQLQHIDNDLEIRRNIAKDYFKGLDGLRKISIQKPNLSHSYKNMIIRVDKNRDGFAEELYKRGIETRLLNTPLHLFSYYKNKYELGISAFPNALLDYQQILFIPMHIFLKEEEIDHVIDSITELTKKMV
- a CDS encoding pyridoxine 5''-phosphate synthase (PFAM: Pyridoxal phosphate biosynthesis protein PdxJ~TIGRFAM: pyridoxine 5'-phosphate synthase), with the protein product MRKKLGVNIDHIAVLREARRVNSPQILDAVSIVERSGGDQITIHLREDRRHIVDSDVFEIAKHSNLPLNLEMATAGEIVEIAKKLRPHRVTIVPEKREEVTTEGGLDLVHNFEKLSKVVGELQEEEIEVSLFIDPDENSVKLSKDLGVEWVELHTGAFANLFAGLYGNLQQSHHKIDSLPKSRKDLENALNSEIMKIEESAKLSKSLHLKVAGGHGLNYQNLELLSCISEIEEFNIGQSIIARSVFVGLENAIREMKNLL